A stretch of Apostichopus japonicus isolate 1M-3 chromosome 9, ASM3797524v1, whole genome shotgun sequence DNA encodes these proteins:
- the LOC139973797 gene encoding uncharacterized protein, producing MEKFFKVCLTVLTIWNSFGTENVIVSAEGRSSGISYFVFQQPAYPRDCKEVSNTCSSTHNTSGVFLIKPDGYPEPFEAYCDNDLDSGGWTVLQRRRSDSVNFNRNWKEFRNGFGFLGSEFWIGNEKIAVLTNQKRYQLRMDFENVAGDTYYVTYDKFRISDEWGKYYISSLGTFVKSDGIIPERCPANEIFSNEICERTCDDPDTCISATSRRETEQCVCVGDYLRQEEQCIPLNQCNCFVADKGSVLTEDQFHANSGCTRKSTCRNNRLIEESYQCSEHATCDTRTGVRKCYCNQNYHGDGVTCTHNCFVADKGSVLREGQFYANSRCTRKSTCRNNRLIDESYRCSAHATCDTRNGVRKCYCNDGYGGEGVTCTRVIAKDCYELHGSGTLSDGVYTIYPDGSPSGIQVYCEMESNGGGWTVIQRRSIASVDFFRTWAEYKAGFEHPSRDHWLGNDYIHAITNQKTYSLRIDLTDSRRSSYYALYSSFSISDDADKYRLSIGSYSGNAGYDAMSRSNNKQFSTRDRDYDESSSYNCAEKHQGAWWFGYYYYYYYYYYYYCRTHEYYCDNFPVGSTCFYCAHSHLNGDYDGSTRGTNIFWTNLSGYDCGLQYTDMKIRPV from the exons ATGGAGAagtttttcaaagtttgtttgactgttttgacgATTTGGAACTCATTTGGAACAGAAAAT GTAATCGTCAGTGCCGAGGGAAGATCTTCAG GTATatcatactttgtttttcaacaaccaGCGTATCCAAGGGATTGCAAAGAAGTATCGAATACCTGTTCCTCTACCCACAATACATCTGGAGTGTTccttattaaaccagatggctatccggaaccgtttgaggcttactgtgataatgatcttgatagtggtggatggacg GTATTACAGCGACGAAGATCGGATTctgtaaattttaatagaaaTTGGAAAGAATTCAGaaatggctttggctttctaGGAAGTGAGTTTTGgatcggaaatgagaaaattgccgtcttaacaaatcaaaagcggTACCAACTGCGAATGGACTTTGAGAACGTTGCTGGAGATACTTACTATGTTACATACGACAAGTTTCGAatctcagatgaatgggggAAATATTATATCTCTAGTTTAGGTACATTCGTAAAATCAGATG GAATAATCCCTGAACGGTGTCCggctaatgagatatttagcaatgagaTATGTGAGAGGACTTGTGATGACCCTGACACTTGCATCTCGGCTACGTCTCGCAGAGAAACAGAGCAATGTGTTTGTGTCGGTGATTATCTGAGACAGGAAGAACAATGCATCCCTCTGAACCAATgtaactgcttcgttgctgacaaaggaagtgtattaacg GAGGACCAGTTTCACGCTAATTCaggatgtacacgaaaatcaacttgtagaaaCAACCGTCTTATAGAagagagttaccagtgtagtgaacaCGCAACCTGCGATACGAGGaccggtgtccgtaaatgttactgcaatcaaaaTTACCatggggacggagtgacgtgtacccacaactgcttcgttgctgacaaaggaagtgtattaagg gagggccaGTTTTACGcaaattcaagatgtacacgaaaatcaaccTGTAGGAACAACCGGCTTATAGATGAGAGTTACCGGTGTAGTgctcacgcaacctgtgatacgaggaacggtgtccgtaaatgttactgtaatGATGGCTACGGAGGAGAAGGAGTGACGTGTACCCGCGTGATTGCAAAAGATTGCTACGAGCTTCATGGTTCCGGTACACTCAGTGATGGAGTTTACACCATTTACCCTGATGGTTCGCCAAGCGGCATTCAGGtttactgtgagatggaaagtaacggaggaggatggacg GTCATTCAGCGACGATCAATCGCCTCTGTTGATTTCTTTCGTACCTGGGCTGAATACAAGGCCGGATTTGAACATCCTAGTCGAGATCATTGGCTCGGTAATGATTATATACACGCAATTACCAATCAAAAAACATACAGTCTCCGGATAGACCTCACCGATTCAAGAAGGTCGTCGTATTACGCCCTCTATTCCTCCTTTAGCATCAGTGACGATGCGGACAAATACCGACTATCAATTGGATCATATAGTGGAAATGCAG GTTATGATGCTATGTCGCGtagcaacaacaaacaattcaGCACACGTGACCGGGATTATGATGAGTCGAGTTCCTATAACTGCGCCGAGAAGCATCAAGGAGCTTGGTGGTtcggttattattattattattattattattattattactattgccgtactcatgaatattattgTGATAATTTCCCTGTCGGAAGTACTTGTTTCTATTGTGCGCATTCTCACCTCAACGGAGACTACGATGGCTCAACTCGAGGAACGAACATTTTCTGGACTAATCTTAGTGGATACGACTGCGGCCTTCAAtacacagatatgaaaatacGGCCAGTGTAG
- the LOC139974292 gene encoding uncharacterized protein encodes MAKFFGRQVCQSFLTVLTLWNSLGSEMVVASVGKQSSGSSYFVFQQPEYPRDCKEVLNTCSSTQNTSGVYLIKPDGYPEPFEAYCDNEFNNGGWTVLQRRRLDSVNFNRNWQDFKNGFGFLGSDFWIGNEKLAFLTNQKLYQLRLEFENAAGQSYYVTYDQFRISDEWGQYQLSSVGTHGGTAEPQVEWCQTNKIFSNETCERTCDDPDTCISSTSRTELEKCVCVGDYMVQDENCIPQNQCSCFAADKGTVLMNGESYVNSGCTRRSNCSNNQLMVEDSYRCSDDATCDVREGVRRCYCIDGYEGDGVTCTRKAVPKDCQELYVDGSSDGVYTIYPDGWPSGIQVYCEMESNGGGWTVIQRRSSAAVDFYRTWAEYKAGFEHPRGDHWLGNDYIHAITNQKEYSLRIDLTDSSSSSYYALYSSFSISDDADKYRLSIGSYSGNSGFDAMSRSNNKPFSTRDRDNDESRPYDCAEKHQGAWWFGSHYYYYYCRTHEYYCDYFHVESNYCAYCAHSHLNGDYDGSTRGTNIFWTDLSGYDCGLQYTNMKIRPV; translated from the exons gTCGTCGCAAGCGTCGGTAAACAATCATCAG GTTCctcatactttgtttttcaacaacctgaATACCCAAGAGATTGCAAGGAAGTATTGAATACCTGCTCCTCTACCCAAAATACATCTGGCGTGTACCTCATCAAACCAGACGGATACCCTGAACCGTTTGAAGCTTACTGTGATAATGAATTCAATAAcggtggatggacg GTGTTACAGCGGCGACGACTGGATTCTGTTAATTTTAATAGGAATTGGCAAGACTTCAAAAACGGCTTTGGTTTTCTTGGCAGTGATTTTTGGATTGGAAATGAGAAATTAGCCTTTCTAACAAACCAAAAGTTATACCAACTGAGATTGGAGTTTGAGAATGCTGCAGGACAGTCTTATTACGTAACATATGACCAAtttcgtatctcagatgaatgggggCAATATCAACTCTCAAGCGTAGGAACTCACGGAGGAACAGCAG AACCTCAAGTGGAATGGTGTCAAACGAATAAGATATTTTCCAACGAGACATGTGAGAGGACGTGCGATGACCCTGACACATGCATCTCTTCAACCTCTCGTACAGAACTAGAGAAATGTGTTTGTGTTGGTGATTACATGGTTCAGGATGAGAATTGCATTCCTCAGAACCAATGCAGCTGTTTCGCTGCTGACAAAGGGACTGTATTAATG AACGGCGAGTCTTACGTCAATTCAGGATGTACAAGAAGATCAAATTGTAGCAATAACCAACTCATGGTAGAAGATAGTTACCGCTGTAGTGATGACGCGACTTGTGATGTCAGAGAAGGCGTTCGTAGATGTTACTGTATAGATGGCTACGAAGGAGACGGTGTTACGTGTACCCGCAAGGCAGTCCCAAAGGATTGCCAAGAGCTTTACGTTGATGGTAGTAGTGATGGAGTTTACACCATTTACCCTGATGGTTGGCCAAGCGGCATTCAGGtttactgtgagatggaaagtaacggaggaggatggacg GTCATTCAGCGACGATCAAGCGCCGCTGTTGATTTCTATCGTACCTGGGCTGAATACAAGGCCGGATTTGAACATCCTAGAGGTGATCACTGGCTTGGTAATGATTACATACACGCAATTACCAATCAAAAAGAATACAGTCTCCGGATAGACCTCACAGATTCAAGCAGTTCATCGTATTACGCCCTCTACTCCTCCTTCAGTATAAGTGATGATGCGGACAAATATCGACTATCAATTGGATCATATAGTGGAAATTCAG GTTTTGATGCTATGTCGCGTAGCAACAACAAACCATTCAGCACACGTGACCGGGATAATGATGAGTCGCGTCCCTATGACTGCGCCGAGAAGCATCAAGGAGCTTGGTGGTTCGGcagtcattattattattactattgccgtactcatgaatattattgCGATTATTTCCATGTCGAAAGTAATTACTGTGCCTATTGTGCGCATTCTCACCTCAACGGAGACTACGACGGCTCCACTCGAGGAACGAACATATTCTGGACTGATCTTAGTGGATATGACTGCGGCCTACAatacacaaatatgaaaatacGGCCGGTGTAG